A genomic window from Triticum urartu cultivar G1812 chromosome 7, Tu2.1, whole genome shotgun sequence includes:
- the LOC125517942 gene encoding protein MICRORCHIDIA 2-like, with the protein MPAAMAGGSGGMASGPRSLDCRSFWKAGAFEAPSAAARGFHDMLETGDFDRARVHPKFLHTNATSHKWAFGAIAELLDNAVDEICNGATFVKVDKSINLKDSSPMLVFQDDGGGMDPEGVRQCMSLGFSTKKSKTTIGQYGNGFKTSTMRLGADAIVFTRAIRGSNVTLSVGLLSYTFLRRTMKDDIVVPVLDFQIQDDHIVPLVYGSQGDWDSSLKIILDWSPFSSMEELLQQFKDIESHGTKVVIYDLWMNDDGLLELDFDDDDEDILLRDQAKATAGTTKIQKEIIEQHISHRLRFSLRAYTSILYLKKYANFQIILRGKVVEHINIAHDLKFKKMFTYKPQVTLDSQVVSVKVDVGFAKEAPVLGIFGMNVYHKNRLIMPFWKVLQEGSSRGRSVVGVLEANFIEPAHDKQDFERTPLFIRLETKLRQIIIEYWKNNCHLIGYQPMNPQLKTQYKAAKGSGGPGHEFQQKSSTAQRIGVHSSSTAQRIGAHSSNLLPETYDDAAVFGLRTNGAGSGLQFSGQAQENGTNSAGLEEDLVNIASDGELDPNFLEKLSDENISLFTRREELKQRDTQLKQTILELEHELEETKRKCSQLSTELQVRKSQQQLPYM; encoded by the exons ATGCCAGCGGCGATGGCCGGCGGTTCAGGCGGCATGGCCAGCGGCCCTCGATCCCTCGATTGCCGCAGCTTCTGGAAGGCCGGCGCGTTCGAGgccccctccgccgccgcccgcgggtTCCACG ACATGCTGGAGACAGGGGACTTCGACCGCGCGCGGGTGCACCCCAAGTTCCTCCACACCAACGCGACCTCCCACAAGTGGGCGTTCGGAG CTATAGCTGAACTTcttgacaacgcagttgatgag ATTTGCAACGGAGCCACATTTGTAAAAGTGGATAAAAGCATCAATTTAAAAGACAGTAGCCCAATGCTGGTTTTCCAAG ACGATGGAGGAGGAATGGATCCTGAAGGTGTACGGCAATGTATGAGTTTAGGATTCTCAACCAAGAAATCAAAGACAACCATTGGCCAGT ATGGAAATGGCTTTAAGACGAGCACAATGAGACTTGGTGCTGATGCAATTGTTTTTACTCGTGCAATCCGTGGGAG TAATGTTACCTTGAGTGTTGGCTTGCTCTCATACACTTTCTTGAGGAGAACAATGAAGGATGACATAGTTGTCCCTGTG CTCGATTTTCAAATCCAAGATGACCACATTGTACCTTTGGTGTATGGTTCACAAGGTGATTGGGACAGTAGCTTGAAGATAATACTTGATTGGTCCCCCTTTTCTTCAATGGAAGAACTGCTACAGCAG TTCAAGGATATTGAGAGCCATGGAACTAAGGTGGTGATATATGATCTATGGATGAATGATGATGGCCTTTTAGAACTTGActtcgatgatgatgatgag GACATATTACTTAGAGATCAAGCTAAAGCTACTGCGGGGACGACAAAGATCCAAAAAGAAATTATTGAGCAACATATATCCCACAGACTCAGATTCTCTTTGCGA GCGTATACTTCCATCCTTTATCTTAAGAAGTATGCAAACTTCCAAATTATATTAAGAGGAAAAGTGGTTGAACATATAAACATTGCTCATGATCTAAAGTTCAAGAAAATGTTTACTTACAAGCCTCAAGTCACGCTTGATTCTCAAGTG GTCTCAGTGAAGGTAGATGTCGGATTTGCCAAGGAGGCGCCAGTTTTGGGCATTTTTGGGATGAATGTCTACCATAAAAATCGACTAATAATG CCCTTCTGGAAGGTTCTTCAGGAAGGATCGAGCAGAGGGAGGAGTGTTGTAG GTGTACTTGAGGCAAATTTTATTGAACCGGCACATGACAAACAGGATTTCGAGAGGACTCCACTATTCATTCGTTTGGAAACAAAACTTAGACAAATTATCATTGAGTACTG GAAAAACAACTGTCATTTGATAGGTTACCAGCCAATGAATCCACAATTAAAAACACAGTATAAGGCTGCCAAAGGTTCAGGTGGTCCTGGACATGAGTTTCAGCAGAAATCATCGACTGCTCAGAGGATTGGAGTGCATTCATCATCGACTGCTCAGAGGATTGGAGCGCATTCATCAAATTTGCTACCGGAAACATATGATGATGCAGCAGTCTTTGGACTGAGAACTAATGGTGCAG GTTCTGGTTTGCAATTTTCTGGCCAAGCACAAGAAAACGGTACGAATTCAGCAGGCTTGGAAGAG GATCTAGTCAATATTGCCTCTGATGGTGAACTTGATCCTAATTTCCTTGAGAAGCTGAGTGATGAAAACATTTCTCTGTTCACAAG GCGCGAGGAGCTTAAACAACGAGATACACAATTGAAGCAGACG ATTTTGGAGTTGGAGCATGAACTAGAGGAAACAAAAAGGAAATGCTCTCAGCTTTCTACTGAGCTGCAGGTGCGGAAGAGCCAGCAGCAGCTCCCGTACATGTGA